The Streptomyces sp. RKAG293 genome includes a region encoding these proteins:
- a CDS encoding glycoside hydrolase N-terminal domain-containing protein — MDDQNTDSSPRRPSRRDILSLAAAAGAFTALGGLPAFAATTPAVRPSESPLLPEASTTRFRYPAPASDTAMIEQGLPIGNGRLGALTGNDPSRELLLLTDATLWTGGRNAVLDADGQFPYARENFGSFTLLGRLTVDIPDHDLSAVSDYRRDLDISQGIVSSSYVRSGVTYERQIFASHPDDAIVLHFSQRGGGRYSGTVTLAGTHDETTTADRARTYASFGAAFPDGGLRYGAAVTAYSSTGTVATDGARISFAGCKDLTVVVSGGTNYAPDAAAGYRDPALDPQKLARNKVLTAARHPFTSLLHSHVADHRALFDRMGISLGESSSVQRGLDTWERIRARARDGEADPELEASYLQFGRYLMIAGSRDSLPLNLQGLWLDGNDPDWMGDYHTDINIQMNYWMADRAGLSSSFDAYADYCLAQLPSWTELTRTLFNDPRNRYRNSSGKIAGWTVAISTNIHGGGGWWWHPAGNAWLSNSLFEHYEYTQDAAYLARIHPLLKGACEFWEARLLTTTVTDPATGKDREVLIADSDWSPEHGPLDAKGITYAQELVRSLFENYRTACSVLGRDTGHSKTIASLQERLYLPQVSPKTGWLEEWMSPDNLGETTHRHLSPLIGLFPGDRIRPDGSTPKAVVDGATALLTARGMESFGWANAWRSLCWARLKNADKAYQLVVNNLRPSIGGTNGTAMNLFDIYEVSTGRGIFQIESNFGTSAAMIEMLVYSRPGHVELLPALPEAWARSGSVTGVGVRGGFVIDLRWRDGKVTEARLRSVGGRSTTVSYGGVSRALSLKPGGSVTLRDFSR; from the coding sequence GTGGACGACCAGAACACCGACTCATCCCCCCGCCGGCCGAGCCGGCGGGACATCCTCTCCCTCGCCGCCGCGGCGGGCGCCTTCACCGCACTCGGCGGCCTGCCCGCCTTCGCGGCCACCACGCCGGCGGTGCGACCGTCCGAGTCCCCCCTGCTTCCCGAGGCGTCGACCACCCGATTCCGGTACCCGGCGCCCGCGTCCGACACCGCGATGATCGAACAGGGGCTGCCCATCGGCAACGGGCGGCTGGGCGCGCTCACCGGCAACGACCCGTCACGCGAGCTGCTGCTCCTCACCGACGCCACCCTGTGGACCGGCGGCCGCAACGCCGTGCTCGACGCGGACGGCCAGTTCCCCTACGCCCGGGAGAACTTCGGTTCCTTCACCCTCCTGGGCCGGCTGACCGTCGACATCCCCGACCACGACCTCTCGGCGGTCTCCGACTACCGCCGTGACCTCGACATCAGCCAGGGGATCGTCTCCTCGTCCTACGTCCGCTCGGGAGTGACGTACGAGCGCCAGATCTTCGCCAGCCACCCGGACGACGCCATCGTCCTGCACTTCTCCCAGCGAGGCGGCGGCCGGTACAGCGGAACGGTCACCCTGGCGGGCACGCACGACGAGACCACGACCGCGGACCGGGCCCGTACGTACGCGTCGTTCGGTGCCGCCTTCCCGGACGGCGGACTGCGCTACGGCGCCGCGGTGACGGCGTACAGCTCCACCGGCACGGTGGCCACCGACGGTGCGCGGATCTCCTTCGCCGGCTGCAAGGACCTCACCGTCGTCGTCAGCGGCGGCACCAACTACGCGCCCGACGCCGCCGCGGGGTACCGCGACCCCGCCCTGGACCCGCAGAAACTGGCCCGGAACAAGGTCCTCACGGCGGCCCGCCACCCGTTCACCTCGCTCCTGCACTCCCATGTCGCCGACCACCGGGCGCTGTTCGACCGCATGGGCATCTCGCTCGGCGAGTCGTCCTCCGTGCAGCGCGGGCTCGACACCTGGGAGCGGATCCGCGCCCGCGCCCGGGACGGCGAGGCCGACCCCGAACTCGAGGCGTCCTATCTGCAGTTCGGACGCTATCTCATGATCGCCGGATCGCGTGACAGTCTGCCGCTCAACCTCCAGGGGCTGTGGCTGGACGGCAACGACCCGGACTGGATGGGTGACTACCACACCGACATCAACATCCAGATGAACTACTGGATGGCCGACCGGGCCGGCCTGTCCAGCAGCTTCGACGCCTACGCCGACTACTGCCTGGCGCAGCTCCCGTCCTGGACCGAGCTGACCCGGACCCTCTTCAACGACCCGCGCAACCGCTACCGCAACTCCAGCGGGAAGATCGCCGGCTGGACCGTCGCCATCTCGACCAACATCCATGGCGGAGGCGGCTGGTGGTGGCACCCGGCGGGCAACGCCTGGCTGTCCAACTCGCTCTTCGAGCACTACGAGTACACCCAGGACGCGGCCTACCTCGCCAGGATCCACCCGCTCCTGAAGGGCGCCTGTGAGTTCTGGGAGGCCCGGCTGCTCACCACGACCGTCACCGACCCGGCCACCGGCAAGGACCGCGAGGTCCTGATCGCCGACAGCGACTGGTCGCCCGAGCACGGCCCGCTCGACGCCAAGGGCATCACCTACGCGCAGGAACTGGTGCGGTCGCTCTTCGAGAACTACCGCACCGCGTGCTCCGTCCTCGGCCGGGACACCGGGCACAGCAAGACCATCGCCTCGCTCCAGGAGCGGCTGTACCTGCCGCAGGTGAGCCCGAAGACGGGCTGGCTGGAGGAGTGGATGTCACCCGACAACCTCGGAGAGACGACCCACCGGCATCTCTCGCCGCTGATCGGGCTCTTCCCCGGCGACCGGATCCGCCCCGACGGCTCCACCCCGAAGGCCGTGGTCGACGGCGCCACCGCGCTGCTCACCGCGCGCGGGATGGAGAGCTTCGGCTGGGCGAACGCCTGGCGCAGCCTGTGCTGGGCCCGGCTGAAGAACGCGGACAAGGCGTACCAACTGGTCGTGAACAACCTGCGGCCCTCCATCGGCGGGACCAACGGCACCGCGATGAACCTGTTCGACATCTACGAGGTGTCGACGGGCCGCGGCATCTTCCAGATCGAGTCCAACTTCGGCACCTCGGCCGCCATGATCGAGATGCTGGTCTACTCCCGCCCCGGCCACGTCGAACTGCTCCCCGCGCTCCCCGAGGCCTGGGCGCGCTCCGGCTCGGTCACCGGCGTCGGGGTACGCGGCGGCTTCGTCATCGACCTGCGCTGGCGGGACGGCAAGGTCACCGAGGCGCGGCTGCGCAGCGTCGGCGGCCGCAGCACAACGGTGTCGTACGGCGGAGTGTCCCGTGCTCTGAGCCTCAAGCCGGGCGGCTCCGTCACACTGCGGGACTTCAGCCGGTGA
- a CDS encoding MarR family transcriptional regulator gives MSTVRREDAHRIYRRYVDAVVLNGQASAEAAGLHTTDLRALSVLDLAGSLTSGELAERTGLTTGATTRLIDRLERRGLVRRAVHPADRRKVIIEPVAGATGGVDVEAVAGPARRRVGAVLASYTPEQLEVLYDYFEQAAAAYHEATEELRGAARPAAVTPDGAPE, from the coding sequence ATGTCAACCGTTCGCCGGGAGGACGCTCATCGGATCTACCGCCGTTACGTGGACGCGGTGGTGCTCAACGGGCAGGCGAGCGCCGAGGCCGCCGGGCTGCACACCACGGACCTGCGTGCCCTGAGCGTTCTCGACCTGGCCGGCAGCCTCACCTCCGGCGAACTCGCCGAGCGCACCGGACTGACCACGGGCGCGACCACCCGGCTGATCGACCGTCTGGAGCGCCGGGGTCTGGTGCGCCGGGCGGTGCACCCGGCCGACCGGCGCAAGGTCATCATCGAGCCGGTGGCCGGAGCCACCGGTGGGGTGGACGTCGAAGCGGTGGCCGGGCCCGCCCGCCGCCGGGTCGGAGCGGTTCTCGCCTCCTACACCCCGGAGCAACTCGAGGTCCTCTACGACTACTTCGAGCAGGCGGCGGCGGCGTACCACGAGGCCACCGAGGAGCTGCGCGGCGCCGCCCGCCCGGCCGCCGTCACTCCGGACGGTGCTCCGGAGTGA
- a CDS encoding VOC family protein: MPELAGIHHVKLPVTDLPRSLRWYEKVFGFRTTIEFADADGVVRGVGGEMAGLGDTMITFRENAEAAKGCQGFDPVSFAVRGLADIEAWAAHLDGLDIPHSPVIEASIGWLLVFDDPDGLALHLYSWDAHGKDHADLPGYGRPVAATGQAADEPGAV; encoded by the coding sequence ATGCCGGAACTCGCCGGAATCCATCATGTGAAGCTCCCCGTGACGGACCTTCCCCGCTCGCTGCGCTGGTACGAGAAGGTCTTCGGTTTCAGGACGACCATCGAGTTCGCCGACGCCGACGGAGTCGTCCGCGGGGTGGGAGGGGAGATGGCCGGACTGGGGGACACGATGATCACCTTCCGGGAGAACGCGGAGGCGGCGAAGGGCTGCCAGGGGTTCGACCCGGTCAGCTTCGCCGTCCGGGGCCTGGCCGACATCGAGGCATGGGCCGCCCATCTCGACGGGCTGGACATCCCGCACTCGCCCGTCATCGAGGCGTCCATCGGCTGGCTCCTGGTCTTCGACGACCCGGACGGCCTGGCCCTGCACCTCTACTCCTGGGACGCGCACGGCAAGGATCATGCGGACCTCCCCGGATACGGCCGCCCCGTCGCCGCCACGGGTCAGGCGGCGGATGAGCCGGGAGCGGTCTGA
- a CDS encoding DinB family protein, with product MQDHERTEPPWTADERASLTAFLQYQRETLEMKCTGLTTGQLRKKAVPPSELSLLGLVRHLVEVERGWFRKILNDENVQPYWPRPEPGPFSEWDVGSADPDEAFRAWHEECARSRAIVDAAGSMDDTGHYGDEVYSLRYILTHMIEEYARHNGQADLLRECIDGTTGE from the coding sequence ATGCAAGATCACGAGAGAACCGAGCCGCCGTGGACCGCGGACGAGCGCGCGAGCCTGACGGCGTTCCTGCAGTACCAGCGCGAGACGCTGGAGATGAAGTGCACCGGACTGACCACCGGGCAGCTGCGGAAGAAGGCGGTTCCGCCCTCGGAGCTGTCGCTGCTCGGACTGGTCCGGCATCTGGTCGAGGTCGAGCGGGGCTGGTTCCGGAAAATACTGAACGACGAGAACGTCCAGCCCTACTGGCCCCGTCCGGAGCCCGGCCCGTTCAGCGAATGGGACGTCGGCTCGGCCGATCCCGACGAGGCGTTCCGGGCCTGGCACGAGGAGTGCGCCCGGTCCCGCGCGATCGTGGACGCGGCCGGATCCATGGACGACACGGGGCACTACGGCGACGAGGTGTACTCGCTGCGCTACATCCTCACTCACATGATCGAGGAGTACGCGCGGCACAACGGTCAGGCCGATCTGCTCCGGGAGTGCATCGACGGCACCACCGGAGAGTGA
- a CDS encoding DUF6343 family protein — MRTGSEPLTARSALRLRLGLAAFGLAWAVVGAVGFAVAGHTAWAVTFVVVGVVAVADMLVVGRHIHQGAHYQPGRDVPPYRPDRGGDTHLRHHGP; from the coding sequence ATGCGTACCGGGAGTGAACCGCTGACCGCGCGCAGTGCCCTGCGCCTGCGGCTGGGGCTGGCCGCGTTCGGACTGGCCTGGGCGGTGGTGGGCGCGGTGGGGTTCGCGGTGGCGGGTCACACGGCGTGGGCGGTCACGTTCGTGGTGGTGGGAGTGGTGGCCGTCGCGGACATGCTCGTGGTGGGCCGGCACATCCACCAGGGGGCGCACTACCAGCCGGGCCGGGACGTCCCGCCGTACCGGCCGGACCGAGGCGGCGACACCCACCTGCGGCACCACGGCCCCTAG
- a CDS encoding LCP family protein, with protein MSGARDETHEHDGAAPEEIPEATVDGPPAAAARGTRRRTKKIVAWTAVGTLVLLVVSGGAIYYRLNSNIKSFPAEAMSAERPPAAVPDATGNTPVNVLLIGSDSRGGANSGLGGGESGTARSDTTILLHVYADHKHAIGVSIPRDTLVTIPACRLPDGSWTSERTHTMFNEAFSVGETDAGNPACTQNTVEKLTGLRVDHTIVANFEGFAAMTKAVHGVEVCLPNDIYQGDVNPNLGARGNLLLSKGKQNVQGQQALDYVRLRHGIGDGSDIGRMLRQQAFLGSLVSKIKGQGINPTTLLPLADAATRSLIVDPGLASVAKLLEFGSSLKNIDLHDLKFLTTPWRFSGERVELVHPAVDTLWATLKADRTIDGQNAAGSPTTPPAASAPSAPASPSGTQGAGVKLVVLDGTATTGLAGKAASTLEKAGFSVSGTVTATSQEYDTTVVEYGAGGRADARKVAALFPGATLSPVSTAGIRLVLGKNYTLGQDTAEPTGTPTALPSTVVADARSADQDTCANTVFGSDG; from the coding sequence ATGTCAGGCGCGCGGGACGAGACGCACGAACACGACGGGGCCGCACCCGAGGAGATACCCGAGGCCACGGTCGACGGCCCGCCCGCCGCGGCAGCGCGCGGAACCCGCCGCCGGACCAAGAAGATCGTCGCCTGGACGGCGGTCGGCACCCTGGTGCTGCTGGTCGTCTCGGGCGGCGCGATCTACTACCGCCTCAACAGCAACATCAAGAGTTTCCCCGCCGAGGCGATGAGCGCCGAGCGCCCGCCCGCCGCCGTACCCGACGCCACCGGGAACACCCCGGTCAACGTCCTGCTCATCGGCTCCGACTCACGCGGTGGCGCCAACAGCGGCCTCGGCGGCGGAGAGAGCGGCACCGCCCGCTCGGACACCACGATCCTGCTGCACGTCTACGCCGACCACAAGCACGCGATCGGCGTCTCCATCCCCCGCGACACCCTGGTCACCATCCCCGCCTGCCGGCTGCCGGATGGGAGCTGGACCAGCGAGCGGACCCACACCATGTTCAACGAGGCGTTCTCGGTGGGGGAGACCGACGCGGGCAACCCGGCCTGCACACAGAACACGGTCGAGAAGCTCACCGGCCTGCGGGTGGACCACACCATCGTGGCGAACTTCGAGGGCTTCGCGGCGATGACGAAGGCCGTCCACGGGGTGGAGGTCTGTCTGCCGAACGACATCTACCAAGGTGACGTCAACCCGAACCTGGGCGCCAGGGGCAATCTGCTCCTCAGCAAGGGCAAGCAGAACGTCCAGGGCCAGCAGGCGCTGGACTACGTGCGGTTGCGGCACGGCATCGGCGACGGCTCCGACATCGGCCGGATGCTGCGCCAGCAGGCCTTCCTCGGCTCGCTGGTGTCCAAGATCAAGGGGCAGGGCATCAACCCCACCACGCTGCTGCCGCTCGCGGACGCCGCGACCAGGTCGTTGATCGTCGACCCCGGACTCGCCTCGGTCGCGAAGCTGCTGGAGTTCGGCTCGTCGCTGAAGAACATCGACCTGCACGACCTCAAGTTCCTGACCACCCCCTGGCGTTTCAGCGGTGAGCGCGTCGAGCTGGTCCACCCCGCCGTCGACACCCTGTGGGCCACCCTCAAGGCCGACCGGACCATCGACGGGCAGAACGCGGCAGGGTCGCCGACCACGCCTCCCGCGGCGTCGGCACCGTCCGCTCCGGCATCGCCGTCCGGGACCCAGGGCGCGGGCGTCAAGCTCGTCGTGCTCGACGGCACCGCGACCACCGGTCTCGCCGGCAAGGCGGCGAGCACCCTGGAGAAGGCCGGCTTCAGCGTCAGCGGCACGGTCACCGCCACCTCCCAGGAGTACGACACGACGGTCGTCGAGTACGGGGCCGGCGGGCGCGCGGACGCGCGGAAGGTCGCCGCCCTCTTCCCCGGCGCCACCCTGTCACCGGTCTCCACCGCCGGGATCAGGCTGGTCCTCGGCAAGAACTACACCCTCGGCCAGGACACCGCGGAGCCGACCGGAACGCCCACCGCGCTCCCCTCCACCGTCGTGGCCGACGCCCGCTCCGCGGACCAGGACACCTGCGCCAACACGGTCTTCGGTTCCGACGGCTGA
- a CDS encoding CBM35 domain-containing protein — protein MRSSSYPSTPPIPVTTRPARRATRALLVLALAGGLTATVPAAMASSPAAAGTSAAPTTAKAAPAAPAQKPFMGWSSWSMQSSKYPGLNPDGDYSYLTEKNVLTQAGALASKLKKYGYEYVNIDAGWWRDTTWKPEFDAYGRQAPDPVRFPRGMKPVADDIHAKGLKAGIYLPAGLEKEAYGAGKVPVWNAPGCTTADIVYGDLRTTNGWDSAYKLDFSRPCAQKYIDSQAQTFADWGYDFLKLDGVGPGSFKSGDNYDNVADTAAWQKAIATAGRPIHLELSWSLDINHAADWKKYSNGWRIDTDVECYCNTLVSWENSVDDRWDDVAGWTRHAGPGGWNDLDSLDVGNGAMDGLTKAERQSYATLWAIAKSPLYTGDDLTRLDDYGVSLLTNREVIALNQGSTPPARPITASGDQQVWSAKNADGSYTVALFNLGNGPAAVTADWSSLGFSGQGAVRDLWNKENLGTYKDKVTQALPAHGSRLFTVTPHGPAQRMTGYEAESAANTLSGNAGIGDCAACSGGHKVGNLYQGGKLQFNNIVVQKAGRYVINVAYISGDARPAQVSANGNGATGLKFPSTGDWGTVETVGVPVTLKAGANTVTFDSGDGYAPDIDRIDVPKLS, from the coding sequence ATGCGGTCATCCTCGTACCCCTCCACGCCCCCCATACCCGTCACCACGCGGCCGGCCCGCCGTGCCACCCGGGCCCTGCTCGTCCTGGCCCTCGCCGGCGGCCTGACGGCGACCGTCCCCGCCGCGATGGCCTCCTCTCCCGCGGCCGCCGGAACCTCCGCCGCTCCCACCACCGCCAAGGCCGCGCCCGCCGCGCCCGCCCAGAAGCCGTTCATGGGCTGGTCCAGCTGGAGCATGCAGTCCTCGAAGTACCCGGGGCTCAACCCCGACGGGGACTACAGCTACCTGACCGAGAAGAACGTCCTCACGCAGGCGGGCGCGCTGGCGTCGAAGCTCAAGAAGTACGGGTACGAGTACGTCAACATCGACGCCGGCTGGTGGCGTGACACGACGTGGAAGCCGGAGTTCGACGCGTACGGCCGCCAGGCACCCGACCCCGTCCGGTTCCCGCGCGGCATGAAGCCGGTAGCCGACGACATCCACGCCAAGGGTCTCAAGGCCGGTATCTACCTGCCCGCGGGGCTGGAGAAGGAGGCGTACGGCGCGGGCAAGGTCCCGGTCTGGAACGCACCGGGCTGCACCACCGCCGACATCGTCTACGGCGACCTGCGCACCACCAACGGCTGGGACAGCGCCTACAAACTCGACTTCTCCCGGCCCTGCGCGCAGAAGTACATCGACTCGCAGGCGCAGACGTTCGCCGACTGGGGCTACGACTTCCTGAAGCTGGACGGCGTCGGACCCGGCTCCTTCAAGAGCGGTGACAACTACGACAACGTCGCCGACACCGCCGCCTGGCAGAAGGCGATCGCCACGGCCGGGCGCCCCATCCACCTCGAACTGTCCTGGTCGCTGGACATCAACCACGCCGCCGACTGGAAGAAGTACTCCAACGGCTGGCGGATCGACACCGACGTCGAGTGCTACTGCAACACCCTGGTGTCGTGGGAGAACTCGGTCGACGACCGGTGGGACGACGTGGCCGGCTGGACCCGGCACGCCGGCCCCGGGGGCTGGAACGACCTCGACTCCCTCGACGTGGGCAACGGCGCGATGGACGGCCTGACCAAGGCCGAACGGCAGAGCTACGCGACCCTGTGGGCCATCGCCAAGTCCCCGCTCTACACCGGTGACGACCTCACCCGCCTCGACGACTACGGCGTCTCGCTGCTGACCAACCGCGAGGTCATCGCGCTCAACCAGGGCAGCACCCCGCCCGCCCGGCCCATCACCGCCTCCGGGGACCAGCAGGTCTGGAGCGCGAAGAACGCCGACGGCAGCTACACCGTCGCCCTGTTCAACCTCGGTAACGGGCCCGCCGCCGTGACCGCCGACTGGTCGTCCCTCGGCTTCTCCGGCCAGGGCGCGGTCCGTGACCTGTGGAACAAGGAGAACCTCGGCACCTACAAGGACAAGGTGACGCAGGCACTGCCGGCCCACGGCTCACGCCTGTTCACCGTCACCCCGCACGGCCCCGCGCAGCGGATGACCGGCTACGAGGCCGAGTCGGCGGCCAACACCCTCAGCGGCAACGCCGGGATCGGTGACTGCGCGGCCTGCTCGGGCGGCCACAAGGTCGGCAACCTCTACCAGGGCGGAAAGCTCCAGTTCAACAACATCGTGGTGCAGAAGGCCGGCCGTTACGTCATCAACGTCGCCTACATCAGCGGTGACGCGCGCCCGGCCCAGGTCTCCGCGAACGGCAACGGGGCCACCGGGCTGAAGTTCCCCTCCACCGGTGACTGGGGGACCGTCGAGACCGTCGGCGTGCCCGTGACGCTCAAGGCGGGCGCCAACACCGTCACCTTCGACAGCGGCGACGGCTACGCCCCGGACATCGACCGGATCGACGTGCCGAAGCTGTCGTGA
- a CDS encoding SgcJ/EcaC family oxidoreductase — translation MDANSIDRTADLLDITALFEGMNTAWGRGDADAYGEHFTADATYTTYVGTLYQGRTDIVEAHRALLATFLKGTQLAGQTTDIRFIGADTAVVLSRGDVHKGNKPPRKLRKVQTSTVVRDADGQWRVAAFHNTKRHTVMEAVSFTFAPATRPLAHQ, via the coding sequence ATGGACGCCAACAGCATCGACCGCACCGCCGACCTGCTCGACATCACCGCACTGTTCGAGGGCATGAACACCGCCTGGGGCCGCGGAGACGCCGACGCCTACGGCGAGCACTTCACAGCCGACGCCACCTACACGACCTACGTCGGCACGCTCTACCAGGGGCGGACCGACATCGTGGAGGCACACCGCGCCCTGCTGGCCACGTTCCTCAAGGGCACACAGCTGGCCGGCCAGACCACCGACATCCGCTTCATCGGTGCCGACACCGCGGTGGTGCTGTCCCGGGGCGACGTCCACAAGGGCAACAAGCCGCCCAGAAAGCTCCGGAAGGTGCAGACGTCCACGGTGGTCCGCGATGCCGACGGGCAGTGGCGGGTGGCCGCCTTCCACAACACCAAGCGGCACACGGTCATGGAAGCGGTGTCGTTCACCTTCGCCCCCGCCACCCGGCCACTCGCGCACCAGTAG
- a CDS encoding SGNH/GDSL hydrolase family protein, with product MSRRPWFAHGGRTAGVVGALVVALCAPAALSSAAAAPPVRTSAHQVVTWGASADRMGTAVADHSYRLVVRTSVGGGSPRIRLSNAFGDHPVTFDSVYAGQQKDGAQLLPGSNRRITFGGGQAVTVAPGATVYSDPLSGSLAAQSDLVVSLHVVTAEGPATGHGMAMQTSYAAGGDHAGEESAGSWNERIGSWFYLDAVSVETAAGTGAVVTLGDSITDGWQSSTDTDRRWPDYLSRRLQGASGIGIKGVANEGISGNKVLADGAGQSALNRLQRDVLSQPGIRTVFLFEGINDIKAHSGVTVDDMIAGYRQIIDRAHAAGVCVVGGTVLPFKGWSEFDPAGEAVRQGVNSFIRNGGALDAVTDFDKLLRSPYDQERLLPVFDGGDHLHPNDKGMQAMADSVDLTGLRCTR from the coding sequence GTGAGCCGCCGTCCGTGGTTCGCGCACGGTGGCCGTACGGCCGGAGTCGTCGGCGCCCTCGTCGTCGCGCTGTGCGCACCGGCCGCCCTGTCCTCGGCCGCGGCAGCTCCTCCGGTGCGCACGTCCGCCCATCAGGTGGTGACCTGGGGGGCGAGCGCCGACCGGATGGGAACGGCGGTCGCCGACCACAGCTACCGGCTCGTCGTCCGCACCAGCGTCGGCGGCGGCAGCCCGCGCATCCGGCTCTCCAACGCCTTCGGCGACCACCCGGTGACGTTCGACAGCGTCTACGCCGGGCAGCAGAAGGACGGCGCCCAGCTGCTGCCCGGCAGCAACCGCCGCATCACCTTCGGCGGCGGGCAGGCCGTCACGGTAGCGCCGGGCGCCACCGTGTACAGCGATCCGCTGTCCGGATCGCTGGCGGCGCAGAGCGATCTCGTCGTCAGCCTCCATGTGGTGACGGCCGAGGGTCCGGCGACCGGCCACGGCATGGCCATGCAGACGTCCTACGCGGCGGGCGGCGACCACGCCGGCGAGGAGAGCGCGGGCAGTTGGAACGAGCGGATCGGATCCTGGTTCTACCTCGACGCGGTCAGCGTGGAGACCGCGGCGGGCACCGGCGCCGTGGTCACGCTCGGCGACTCGATCACCGACGGCTGGCAGTCGAGCACCGACACCGACCGCCGGTGGCCCGACTACCTCTCCCGGCGGCTGCAGGGCGCGTCCGGCATCGGCATCAAGGGCGTCGCCAACGAGGGGATCTCCGGCAACAAGGTGCTGGCCGACGGCGCCGGGCAGAGCGCCCTCAACCGGCTGCAGCGCGATGTGCTCTCCCAGCCCGGGATCCGCACGGTGTTCCTCTTCGAGGGCATCAACGACATCAAGGCGCACAGCGGCGTCACGGTCGACGACATGATCGCCGGCTACCGGCAGATCATCGACCGGGCCCACGCGGCGGGCGTCTGCGTCGTCGGCGGGACCGTGCTGCCCTTCAAGGGGTGGTCCGAATTCGATCCCGCCGGCGAGGCCGTACGCCAGGGCGTCAACTCCTTCATCAGGAACGGCGGCGCACTGGACGCCGTCACCGACTTCGACAAACTGCTGCGCAGCCCGTACGACCAGGAGCGGCTGCTTCCGGTCTTCGACGGCGGCGATCATCTGCACCCCAACGACAAGGGCATGCAGGCGATGGCCGACTCGGTCGACCTGACGGGCCTGCGGTGCACCCGCTGA
- a CDS encoding TetR/AcrR family transcriptional regulator: MADSVKHNRQYRSAKRAAAAAGTRARIREAAATLFAGQGYVATRMKQVAVLAGVGERTLYDAFPTKAALFGHTLGIAIAGDEEPVSIPERPETLAIRAEPDPGVAIGRSVRQIAELLERAGDLIMVSVEAAGADPDMRAAADDGAQATHRVHLLLTTALHERGALRPGLDAVTAADICYALASPHMHQLLRRHRGWTPQQYRTWVQRVMTEELLGGPR, from the coding sequence ATGGCCGACTCCGTCAAGCACAACCGGCAGTACCGCTCGGCGAAACGCGCCGCGGCGGCCGCCGGCACCCGTGCCCGTATCCGCGAGGCGGCCGCCACGCTCTTCGCCGGGCAGGGATACGTCGCCACCCGGATGAAGCAGGTGGCGGTGCTGGCCGGGGTCGGCGAACGCACCCTCTACGACGCCTTCCCCACGAAGGCGGCCCTGTTCGGGCACACGCTGGGGATCGCGATCGCCGGCGACGAGGAACCGGTGAGCATTCCCGAACGGCCCGAGACACTGGCGATCCGCGCGGAACCCGACCCCGGGGTGGCGATCGGCCGTTCCGTCCGCCAGATCGCCGAGCTGCTGGAACGGGCCGGTGACCTGATCATGGTCAGCGTCGAGGCGGCGGGGGCCGACCCGGACATGCGCGCCGCGGCGGACGACGGGGCGCAGGCCACCCACCGGGTGCATCTGCTGCTCACCACCGCGCTCCACGAGCGCGGCGCCTTGCGGCCCGGCCTCGACGCCGTCACCGCGGCCGACATCTGCTACGCCCTGGCCTCACCGCACATGCACCAGCTCCTGCGCAGGCACCGGGGCTGGACGCCGCAGCAGTACCGCACCTGGGTGCAGCGGGTCATGACCGAGGAGCTGCTGGGCGGGCCACGCTAG